A portion of the Deinococcus peraridilitoris DSM 19664 genome contains these proteins:
- a CDS encoding DUF7009 family protein, whose amino-acid sequence MKIRWTRRTLRLRLDDLESAALQRGETLRERIHFPGGDWSVELRGAQESELGMRDGVLQVTLDEDELRLFARQREDGIEREGQPRLLVEQERRPDDRSQEGSPA is encoded by the coding sequence ATGAAGATCCGCTGGACCAGGCGCACCCTGCGCCTGCGGCTCGACGATCTGGAAAGCGCCGCACTGCAGCGCGGCGAAACGCTGCGTGAACGCATCCACTTTCCCGGCGGCGACTGGAGCGTCGAGCTGCGCGGCGCCCAGGAAAGCGAACTCGGAATGCGCGACGGTGTACTGCAGGTGACCCTCGACGAGGACGAACTGCGTCTCTTCGCCCGTCAGCGAGAGGACGGCATCGAGCGCGAAGGTCAGCCGCGTCTGCTGGTCGAGCAGGAACGCCGACCTGACGACCGGTCCCAGGAAGGAAGTCCCGCGTGA
- a CDS encoding asparaginase encodes MKAPGEVIFSRGELPESVHRVHVAVVNAAGQLVASCGDAALVMFPRSSSKPFQAIPLAEAAPDLSSDELAIACASHAGTQRHLSVVERLLRRAGLDESALQCGTHAPFDPDAQAQLVRTGTPPSTLHHNCSGKHAGMLLTCRLRGLDLTSYTAAQHPLQREIAALHAALGAVDEVRVGRDGCSVPALALPLEAGARLFARLAAPEGPHEAALERVFAAMTLHPELIAGTRRLDTELMPRVPGCASKMGAEGYFGLALRDTPQGPLGVAIKIEDGSERARAHATLAVLNALGVPFSPELADLYPAALHNFAGYPVGEVQTEIHLA; translated from the coding sequence GTGAAGGCGCCGGGTGAAGTGATCTTTTCGCGTGGAGAACTCCCCGAAAGCGTGCACCGCGTGCACGTGGCCGTGGTGAACGCAGCAGGACAGCTGGTCGCGTCGTGCGGAGACGCCGCACTCGTGATGTTTCCACGTTCGAGCAGCAAGCCCTTTCAGGCCATTCCCCTGGCCGAGGCCGCCCCGGACCTGTCGAGTGACGAGCTGGCCATCGCCTGCGCGAGCCACGCGGGCACACAGCGGCACCTGAGCGTGGTCGAGCGGCTGCTGCGGCGCGCCGGGCTGGACGAAAGTGCGCTGCAGTGTGGCACACATGCTCCCTTTGACCCGGACGCGCAAGCGCAGCTCGTGCGCACGGGCACGCCCCCGAGCACACTGCACCACAACTGCTCGGGAAAGCACGCCGGCATGCTGCTGACCTGCCGCCTGCGCGGGCTTGACCTCACAAGCTACACGGCGGCGCAGCACCCGCTGCAGCGTGAGATTGCGGCCCTGCACGCCGCGCTGGGCGCGGTCGACGAGGTGCGTGTGGGACGCGATGGGTGCAGCGTTCCCGCACTCGCCCTGCCCCTGGAGGCCGGTGCCCGGCTCTTCGCGCGTCTCGCTGCTCCCGAGGGGCCGCATGAGGCTGCGCTGGAACGCGTGTTTGCGGCCATGACCCTACATCCGGAGCTGATCGCGGGAACGCGGCGCCTCGACACCGAGCTGATGCCGCGCGTACCCGGCTGTGCCAGCAAGATGGGCGCCGAAGGCTACTTCGGGCTGGCGCTGCGAGACACGCCACAGGGACCGCTGGGCGTGGCCATCAAGATCGAGGACGGATCGGAACGCGCCCGCGCCCACGCGACCCTGGCAGTATTGAACGCGCTGGGCGTGCCGTTCTCGCCCGAGCTGGCAGACCTGTACCCTGCAGCCTTGCATAACTTTGCCGGATATCCGGTGGGCGAAGTGCAAACCGAAATCCACCTGGCCTGA
- a CDS encoding HD domain-containing phosphohydrolase: MNPFSETPNPGSTSPTGDALTLTWPAVRSALNWLGRDDEMRSADWQALLDAAIASVEGAQAGSIAVREGSVFLFRAQRGFMPALLSVVEPEAVMLEWYGQDLKGWQEGQPRVMRGEALVRHSLGVHARDGERDNSRAYETAGRARQLRASLCLPVVLGSEVVAHLNLDSFEREDSFDARDLQVAQEFGHLVAALLAARNRRTQERERARELERLAEIGSALHSASAPEEVERILTLQARELLNTRDALFYRFDPASDVLRASVIPDVVRPAGELCVPRGQGLMWTALEQNEVLYTNDARTDPRVYKPGGVLHDVVLAVPLHSAQGVPLGALVCGDWHPRRLGMQELRLARAIAGLGSQALGRTHALGALVARASELQASIARFEALSQLSLALENARTTHDVASRALQVLSATVDIGYLVFWQVDGDWITPGAFYGDVPPAVQVQMKRGLGENAGRAWQATQGHNMYLECTERPELHELGVRGVALLPLPFKQGNREVMAAYRRGEARPWSADERALLETAARSIGVSYERAQHVQEVESTREGALLSLGLALEARDFETHGHTRRVAALAMRLGQAFGLDYEALDALRQGAYLHDLGKMVLPDAILLKPGKLGDHEWQIMQGHAEHGYTLARNMPSLPHGALDVIRHHHERWDASGYPAGLGGEHIPLLARLFAVCDVYDALTSIRPYKAAWPHAEAMAEIAQQAGRHFDPRIVQVFGSLFADREHTPAAPGAAD; encoded by the coding sequence ATGAACCCGTTCTCTGAGACACCCAATCCAGGCAGCACGTCACCCACGGGCGATGCACTGACTTTGACCTGGCCGGCCGTGCGCTCGGCGCTCAATTGGCTGGGACGTGATGACGAGATGCGCAGCGCAGACTGGCAGGCCCTGCTTGACGCCGCAATTGCCTCGGTGGAAGGCGCGCAGGCCGGGTCGATTGCCGTGCGTGAAGGCAGCGTGTTCCTGTTCCGCGCCCAGCGGGGCTTCATGCCCGCCCTGCTGAGCGTCGTGGAGCCCGAAGCGGTCATGCTGGAGTGGTATGGCCAGGACCTGAAAGGCTGGCAGGAAGGCCAGCCACGCGTGATGCGCGGTGAGGCGCTCGTTCGGCATTCGCTCGGCGTTCACGCCAGGGACGGTGAAAGAGACAACTCCCGAGCCTACGAAACAGCCGGACGCGCCCGGCAGCTGCGCGCGTCGCTGTGCCTGCCCGTGGTGCTGGGCAGCGAGGTGGTCGCGCACCTCAACCTCGACAGCTTTGAGCGGGAAGACAGTTTTGACGCCAGGGACTTGCAGGTCGCGCAGGAATTCGGACATCTCGTGGCCGCCCTGCTGGCCGCCCGTAACCGGCGCACCCAGGAGCGCGAGCGAGCGCGCGAACTGGAACGGCTGGCAGAGATCGGCTCGGCGCTGCACTCGGCGAGCGCGCCCGAAGAAGTCGAGCGCATCCTGACCTTGCAGGCCCGCGAATTGCTGAACACGCGTGACGCGCTGTTTTACCGCTTTGACCCGGCAAGCGACGTTCTGCGCGCTTCGGTCATTCCGGACGTGGTCCGGCCCGCAGGAGAGCTGTGCGTTCCCCGCGGTCAGGGACTGATGTGGACGGCTCTGGAGCAAAACGAGGTGCTGTACACCAACGACGCCCGGACCGACCCCCGGGTATACAAGCCCGGCGGAGTGCTGCATGACGTGGTGCTGGCCGTTCCGCTGCACAGCGCCCAAGGTGTTCCGCTCGGCGCCCTGGTATGCGGCGACTGGCACCCCCGGCGCCTTGGCATGCAGGAGCTGCGTCTGGCACGCGCCATCGCCGGCCTGGGATCACAGGCGCTCGGGCGGACCCACGCCCTGGGAGCATTGGTCGCGCGCGCTTCAGAGCTGCAAGCCAGCATCGCGCGGTTCGAGGCACTCAGCCAGCTTTCGTTGGCTCTCGAAAACGCGCGCACCACCCATGACGTGGCGTCCCGTGCGCTGCAGGTGCTGTCAGCGACCGTGGACATCGGTTATCTGGTGTTCTGGCAGGTCGACGGTGACTGGATCACGCCCGGTGCCTTTTATGGTGATGTTCCCCCGGCCGTGCAGGTCCAGATGAAACGCGGCCTCGGCGAGAATGCCGGCCGGGCCTGGCAGGCCACCCAGGGACACAACATGTACCTGGAATGCACCGAGCGCCCCGAACTGCACGAGCTGGGCGTGCGCGGTGTGGCACTCCTGCCGCTGCCCTTCAAGCAGGGCAACCGTGAGGTCATGGCCGCCTACAGGCGTGGTGAGGCGCGCCCCTGGAGTGCCGACGAGCGCGCCCTGCTTGAAACGGCCGCGCGCTCGATCGGCGTGAGCTACGAGCGCGCACAGCACGTGCAGGAAGTGGAATCCACCCGCGAGGGCGCGCTGCTGTCGCTGGGTCTCGCCCTCGAAGCGCGCGATTTCGAGACCCACGGTCACACCCGCCGGGTTGCGGCGCTTGCCATGAGGCTTGGGCAGGCCTTCGGGCTGGACTACGAGGCCCTGGACGCTCTGCGGCAAGGCGCCTACCTGCACGACCTCGGCAAGATGGTGCTTCCGGACGCCATTTTGCTCAAGCCCGGCAAGCTTGGCGACCACGAGTGGCAGATCATGCAGGGACACGCCGAGCACGGCTACACCCTGGCGCGCAACATGCCCAGTCTGCCTCATGGTGCCCTGGACGTCATCCGCCATCATCACGAGCGCTGGGACGCCAGCGGCTATCCCGCCGGGCTGGGCGGCGAGCACATTCCCCTGCTGGCCCGGCTCTTCGCGGTCTGCGACGTCTATGACGCCCTCACCAGCATCCGTCCGTACAAAGCGGCCTGGCCGCACGCAGAGGCCATGGCGGAAATCGCACAGCAGGCAGGGCGGCACTTCGATCCTCGTATCGTTCAGGTGTTCGGCAGTCTGTTCGCGGACCGAGAGCACACGCCTGCTGCGCCGGGCGCTGCCGACTGA
- a CDS encoding NAD-dependent epimerase/dehydratase family protein, whose product MRLLVLGGTQFVGKHIVLTALSRGHEVSIFTRGQQPDDLPEQVQRLRGDRDGDLGALEGGQWDAVIDVSGYVPRVVRQSAQALKEATSRYLFISTVSVYAGTERQDEDAPLATLEDPAVEEVTGSTYGGLKVLCEEAVREVYGERATVVRPGLVVGPFDHTDRFTFWIQGLAGGEEFALFGSEETPFQVIDARDLAAFVVGLLERDLAGTFNAVGERLNWGEVVRAVQGAQSTPVRARFLDDAALEQSGLNLPLAGGSWGIAMRAPDERAVTAGLTRRPLTDTVRDTLAWVRESGRDVKDFGLTHEKKAELLGH is encoded by the coding sequence ATGCGCCTGCTCGTTCTCGGTGGTACCCAGTTTGTCGGCAAACACATCGTGCTCACGGCCCTGTCGCGCGGGCACGAGGTCAGCATCTTCACGCGCGGTCAGCAACCCGACGACCTGCCAGAGCAGGTGCAGCGCCTGCGTGGCGACCGGGACGGTGACCTCGGTGCGCTCGAAGGTGGGCAGTGGGACGCGGTCATCGACGTGTCAGGCTACGTGCCCCGCGTGGTGCGCCAGAGCGCGCAGGCGCTGAAAGAGGCCACCTCACGCTACCTGTTCATCTCGACAGTGTCCGTCTACGCGGGCACCGAACGGCAGGACGAGGACGCTCCCCTCGCGACCCTGGAGGACCCTGCGGTCGAAGAGGTGACCGGGAGCACGTACGGTGGCCTCAAGGTGCTGTGCGAAGAGGCCGTGCGCGAGGTGTACGGCGAGCGGGCGACGGTGGTGCGCCCTGGTCTGGTGGTGGGGCCCTTTGACCACACCGACCGCTTCACCTTCTGGATCCAGGGACTGGCGGGCGGCGAGGAGTTCGCGCTGTTCGGCAGCGAAGAGACGCCGTTTCAGGTGATCGACGCGCGCGACCTCGCGGCCTTTGTCGTGGGCCTGCTGGAGCGTGACCTGGCCGGAACCTTCAACGCGGTGGGCGAGCGCCTGAACTGGGGCGAGGTCGTGCGCGCCGTGCAGGGGGCGCAGTCCACGCCCGTCCGGGCGCGCTTTCTCGACGATGCGGCCCTGGAACAGAGCGGCCTGAACCTGCCGCTGGCGGGCGGCAGCTGGGGCATCGCCATGCGCGCCCCCGACGAGCGCGCGGTCACGGCGGGCCTGACGCGCCGCCCACTCACCGACACCGTGCGCGACACGCTGGCCTGGGTCCGCGAGAGCGGGCGTGATGTGAAGGACTTCGGCCTGACGCACGAGAAAAAAGCGGAGCTGCTCGGCCACTGA
- a CDS encoding MGMT family protein, producing MTTSMGEFRSRVLDLVARIPVGRVMTYGQLALLAGSAGNARQVGFIMQGLAESELPWQRVINAQGAISTYKVGFGETQRALLEAEGVSFDESGRCDLTRLQWWPDREDEQPALL from the coding sequence ATGACGACTTCGATGGGAGAATTTCGCTCGCGCGTGCTTGATCTGGTGGCCCGCATTCCTGTTGGGCGCGTGATGACCTACGGCCAGCTGGCCCTGCTGGCGGGCAGCGCCGGAAACGCCCGTCAGGTGGGGTTCATCATGCAGGGCCTGGCCGAGAGCGAGCTGCCCTGGCAGCGCGTGATCAACGCCCAGGGCGCCATCAGCACCTACAAGGTGGGCTTCGGGGAAACCCAGCGGGCCCTGCTGGAAGCCGAGGGCGTCAGCTTCGACGAGAGCGGCCGCTGTGACCTCACCCGTCTGCAGTGGTGGCCTGACCGGGAAGACGAGCAGCCTGCCCTGCTGTAA
- a CDS encoding DinB family protein, giving the protein MPEVIQPEKPSGTLNLVWRTNAEVNDRLLAHLTPEMLPAVTPGGGFLVAQHLAHMAEVTKCWTSLLDQDAVRDVPDLYETQAQEFVAETDLSRTWEVLGRTRNATWQALQEARGVGNLPHAPTAQFLTHLLVHDAHHRGQILLALKVSGHPLPADEALWAPWRDAR; this is encoded by the coding sequence ATGCCCGAAGTGATACAGCCCGAGAAACCGAGCGGCACCCTGAACCTCGTGTGGCGCACGAACGCTGAGGTGAACGACCGGCTGCTCGCTCACCTGACGCCGGAGATGCTGCCCGCCGTCACGCCCGGCGGCGGCTTTTTGGTCGCGCAGCACCTCGCGCACATGGCCGAGGTCACGAAATGCTGGACGTCACTGCTCGATCAGGACGCTGTACGTGACGTGCCCGACCTGTACGAAACGCAGGCGCAGGAATTCGTGGCCGAGACTGACCTTTCGCGCACCTGGGAGGTGCTGGGTCGCACACGTAACGCCACCTGGCAGGCCCTGCAGGAAGCGCGGGGCGTAGGAAATCTGCCGCACGCCCCGACCGCGCAGTTCCTGACACACCTGCTGGTGCACGACGCACACCACCGTGGGCAGATTCTGCTGGCCCTCAAGGTGAGTGGGCATCCCCTGCCCGCTGATGAAGCGCTCTGGGCACCCTGGCGCGACGCCCGCTAA